In one window of Demequina sp. NBRC 110054 DNA:
- a CDS encoding cell wall metabolism sensor histidine kinase WalK, protein MSANRSLQRTLVLRVAAATAVGLVLATGALLWALAIHLRSAVDRDLESALELVATAERNAEGDATVNGTRLSRLLPGRALLAVVSTEGEIQVLSADAVAVDALPTEARDSEDPFPFTVGTTHYRGVIVEADALELAWADDAASPIEVQRVLLALDISADRATVRTVSLIAIGVDAAAMLFLVVVSRAIVVSSMRPLRQIASAAGRIAHSGVDEPMPRGTGFDETEAVARAVDDAIARRTRAEQAMRDFVADASHELRTPVAKIQGWSELMLSGALGEDATRDALATVIGSAEELTEVVDELALLASLDSVPRTEREAVSLADLARDVVAEAEIVAEDRALHVADLTAAPADSIVLGDRTALTRALRNLVGNALQHGAGDVSVTVATDGNDAVVTVADDGPGVPAEVAARIFDRFYTTSPGQGRHSGLGLAIVRSVARAHGGDASLLETDQGASFEVRLPRSSADRQVDVSHA, encoded by the coding sequence ATGAGCGCGAACCGCTCGCTCCAGCGCACGCTGGTCCTTCGTGTCGCGGCCGCGACCGCCGTCGGCCTCGTGCTCGCGACGGGCGCACTGCTGTGGGCCCTCGCGATCCACCTGCGCAGCGCGGTCGACAGGGATCTGGAATCGGCGCTCGAGCTCGTCGCCACGGCCGAGCGCAATGCCGAGGGCGACGCCACCGTCAACGGCACGCGGCTGTCACGTCTCCTGCCGGGACGCGCGCTGCTCGCGGTGGTGTCGACCGAGGGCGAGATCCAGGTGCTCAGTGCCGACGCGGTCGCCGTCGACGCGCTTCCCACCGAGGCACGCGACTCCGAGGACCCGTTCCCCTTCACGGTCGGCACCACGCACTACCGGGGAGTCATCGTCGAGGCCGACGCGCTCGAGCTCGCGTGGGCGGACGACGCCGCGTCCCCGATCGAGGTCCAGCGCGTCCTGCTCGCGCTCGACATCAGCGCCGACCGCGCGACGGTGCGGACCGTGTCCCTGATCGCGATCGGCGTCGACGCCGCCGCGATGCTGTTCCTGGTCGTCGTCTCGCGCGCGATCGTCGTGAGCTCGATGCGCCCACTGCGGCAGATCGCGAGCGCCGCGGGGCGGATCGCACACTCGGGCGTCGACGAGCCGATGCCGAGGGGCACCGGGTTCGACGAGACCGAGGCGGTCGCGCGCGCCGTCGACGACGCGATCGCGCGACGCACCCGCGCGGAACAGGCGATGAGAGACTTCGTGGCCGACGCCTCGCATGAGCTGCGCACCCCGGTCGCGAAGATCCAGGGCTGGTCCGAGCTCATGCTCTCTGGCGCGCTCGGCGAGGATGCGACGCGAGACGCGCTCGCGACCGTGATCGGCTCCGCCGAGGAGCTCACCGAGGTGGTCGACGAGCTCGCCCTGCTCGCCTCCCTCGACTCCGTCCCTCGCACCGAGCGGGAGGCGGTGAGCCTGGCCGACCTCGCTCGCGACGTCGTCGCCGAGGCCGAGATCGTCGCCGAGGACCGCGCCCTCCACGTCGCCGACCTGACCGCCGCCCCCGCGGACAGCATCGTCCTGGGAGACCGCACCGCGCTCACCCGCGCCCTGCGCAACCTGGTCGGCAACGCCCTCCAGCACGGCGCGGGCGACGTCTCGGTGACGGTGGCGACAGACGGGAACGACGCGGTGGTCACGGTGGCCGACGACGGACCCGGCGTCCCCGCGGAGGTGGCCGCGAGGATCTTCGATCGCTTCTACACGACGTCGCCCGGGCAGGGCCGCCATTCGGGACTCGGCCTCGCGATCGTGCGCTCCGTCGCCCGCGCACATGGAGGAGACGCATCGCTCCTGGAAACCGACCAGGGCGCGAGCTTCGAGGTACGCCTGCCGCGATCGTCAGCAGATCGTCAGGTAGACGTCAGCCACGCGTGA
- a CDS encoding cysteine desulfurase family protein: MHYLDHAATSPLRPVAREAWLEASDAVGNPSALHGDGRRRRAIVEDARERIAAALGAHPGEVILLSGGTEADNLAIKGLWWGRGGVGRIVSTAVEHHAVLDPARWLADRDDADVAEIAVDGTGAVEHEAFVAALVGATLATAMWVNNEVGAVQPIPALAEAARDAGVPMHCDAVQAVSYEPVDFAASGLTTMAVSAHKLGGPVGVGALIARRDAPLVPLLHGGGQERKVRSGTVDAAGAAAFAAALEEVVADREAERDRVAALAARLADGIRAAVPDAVVRGAGEGCAPHIVHAVVPGASSEAMLMLLDAAGVAVSSGSACTAGVVERSHVLQAMGHTPEEARSAVRLSLGWTTADWDVDTALDALPEAVERARAAGL; encoded by the coding sequence GTGCACTATCTCGATCACGCCGCCACCTCGCCGCTGCGCCCCGTCGCGCGCGAGGCCTGGCTCGAGGCCTCCGACGCGGTCGGCAACCCGTCTGCGCTTCACGGGGATGGTCGGCGTCGTCGCGCGATCGTCGAGGACGCGCGTGAGCGCATCGCCGCAGCCCTGGGCGCCCACCCGGGCGAGGTCATCCTCCTCAGCGGCGGCACCGAGGCCGACAACCTCGCGATCAAGGGGCTGTGGTGGGGAAGGGGTGGCGTCGGTCGCATCGTCTCGACCGCGGTCGAGCATCACGCGGTGCTCGACCCTGCGCGGTGGCTCGCCGACAGGGACGATGCGGACGTCGCCGAGATCGCGGTCGACGGCACGGGGGCCGTGGAGCACGAGGCCTTCGTTGCCGCGCTTGTGGGCGCAACGCTCGCCACTGCGATGTGGGTCAACAACGAGGTCGGCGCGGTCCAGCCGATCCCAGCGCTCGCCGAGGCCGCGCGCGATGCGGGAGTGCCGATGCACTGCGACGCGGTCCAGGCGGTGTCCTACGAGCCGGTCGACTTCGCCGCGTCGGGGCTGACCACGATGGCGGTGAGCGCGCACAAGCTCGGCGGTCCCGTCGGGGTCGGCGCGCTGATCGCGAGGCGCGACGCCCCGCTCGTCCCGCTGCTGCACGGCGGAGGGCAGGAGAGGAAGGTGCGCTCGGGCACGGTCGACGCGGCGGGAGCGGCGGCCTTCGCCGCGGCGCTCGAGGAGGTGGTCGCCGACCGGGAGGCCGAGCGGGACCGGGTCGCAGCGCTCGCGGCCCGCCTCGCCGACGGGATCCGCGCCGCCGTGCCCGATGCCGTCGTGCGGGGTGCGGGGGAGGGCTGCGCACCCCATATCGTCCATGCGGTGGTCCCGGGGGCCTCGTCCGAGGCGATGCTCATGCTGCTCGACGCCGCGGGCGTGGCCGTGTCCTCCGGATCGGCGTGCACCGCGGGCGTGGTCGAGCGCAGCCACGTCCTGCAGGCCATGGGCCACACGCCTGAGGAGGCGCGTTCAGCGGTGCGCCTCAGTCTCGGATGGACCACGGCGGACTGGGACGTCGATACCGCGCTCGACGCGCTGCCCGAGGCGGTGGAGCGCGCCCGCGCGGCGGGGCTGTGA
- a CDS encoding MMPL family transporter: MTRLARTLAGLSARRPWLAMLAWLAFTLGVAVGSAAWGPDYADVVGVPGSDSDAAAALLAEAPEGAGSRLVAVAPDALTDTATAAELADLTASVSAVLDVDVVDPVADPTSATTAGAQVSSDGLAVSIPLDVDVDALTEEQQDLALDAITASQDAGWQVAYSGELGRALDSSPERLSEIVGIAAAILVLTVALGSLAAMSVPVIAGLLSVGAGLGLLGLVTHVADIPEIAPTLATMVGLGVGIDYALFQVARLRQALARGADPHEAVLATAASAGAAAAFAGITVALAICALALSGVSFIGWLGYAAAIVVLIVVTASLTFTPALLTVLAPRLRPSERRAAHAGAGTARMARAVVRRPWAIGLAALGGLLLLAVPAASLHLGMSGPGDRAEGSQARTSYDLVSDHFGEGTNATLTVAVQLDDAASGPSDPRLLEIGASLASTEAAAVGTLIPLTGDATVATAQVVPTEGANAESTADLLDDIRAIEAPDGTTIHVGGVTATRIDLADRVTERLPWVMGAVVLVSTLVLMMAFRSLLIPLKAAVLNLISVAASYGVVVAVFQWGWGTSLLGLDGPVAIDSFVPMILFTVLFGLSTDYEVFLVSSMRETWERTGDPREAIVEGMRSSGRVITTAALIMIAVFLAFVANDDPTIKVFGVGLAVSILLDATVIRMVLAPAAMTVMGARAWTLPAWLDRILPSFDAHGSEDEPHPAPLATMEVTR, encoded by the coding sequence ATGACCAGACTCGCCCGTACCCTCGCCGGCCTGAGCGCCCGCCGACCGTGGCTCGCGATGCTCGCATGGCTCGCGTTCACGCTCGGAGTCGCCGTGGGCTCCGCCGCGTGGGGCCCCGACTACGCGGACGTGGTCGGGGTCCCCGGCTCGGACTCGGACGCGGCGGCCGCACTGCTCGCCGAGGCGCCCGAGGGCGCCGGCAGCCGCCTGGTCGCCGTGGCGCCCGACGCCCTCACGGACACCGCCACCGCCGCGGAGCTCGCGGACCTCACCGCGTCGGTGAGCGCCGTGCTGGACGTGGACGTCGTGGATCCCGTCGCCGACCCGACGTCCGCGACGACGGCGGGTGCCCAGGTGTCCTCCGACGGTCTCGCGGTGAGCATCCCGCTCGATGTGGACGTGGACGCGCTCACGGAGGAGCAGCAGGATCTCGCGCTCGACGCCATCACGGCGTCTCAGGATGCGGGCTGGCAGGTCGCGTACTCGGGAGAGCTCGGCCGCGCGCTCGACTCCTCGCCAGAGCGCCTCAGCGAGATCGTCGGCATCGCGGCAGCGATCCTCGTGCTCACCGTCGCGCTAGGCTCGCTCGCCGCGATGAGCGTCCCCGTCATCGCCGGCCTGCTGTCGGTCGGCGCGGGCCTCGGGCTGCTCGGCCTCGTCACCCATGTCGCGGACATCCCGGAGATCGCGCCGACGCTCGCGACGATGGTCGGCCTGGGGGTCGGCATCGACTACGCACTGTTCCAGGTCGCTCGCCTCAGGCAGGCCCTCGCTCGCGGGGCCGATCCTCACGAGGCGGTGCTGGCCACCGCCGCGTCTGCGGGAGCGGCCGCCGCGTTCGCCGGCATCACCGTCGCCCTCGCGATCTGCGCGCTCGCCCTGTCGGGGGTGTCGTTCATCGGCTGGCTCGGCTACGCCGCCGCGATCGTCGTGCTCATCGTCGTGACCGCCTCCCTCACGTTCACCCCTGCCCTGCTCACGGTGCTCGCGCCGCGGCTGCGCCCGTCGGAACGCCGCGCGGCGCACGCCGGCGCCGGGACCGCACGCATGGCGCGCGCCGTCGTCCGCCGCCCCTGGGCCATCGGCCTCGCGGCGCTAGGCGGCCTGCTCCTGCTCGCCGTACCTGCAGCGTCCCTCCACCTGGGCATGTCGGGACCCGGCGACCGCGCCGAGGGCAGCCAGGCCCGCACGTCGTACGACCTGGTGAGCGACCACTTCGGAGAGGGCACCAATGCGACCCTCACGGTCGCCGTGCAGCTCGACGACGCCGCGAGCGGCCCGTCCGACCCGAGGCTCCTCGAGATCGGCGCCTCGCTCGCCTCGACGGAGGCCGCGGCGGTCGGCACGCTCATCCCCCTCACGGGCGATGCGACGGTCGCCACGGCGCAGGTGGTCCCGACCGAGGGGGCGAACGCCGAGTCGACGGCGGACCTGCTCGACGACATCCGAGCGATCGAGGCACCCGACGGGACGACGATCCACGTCGGCGGCGTCACCGCGACCCGCATCGACCTCGCCGACCGCGTCACCGAGCGGCTGCCGTGGGTGATGGGCGCCGTGGTGCTCGTCTCGACGCTCGTGCTGATGATGGCGTTCCGCTCGCTCCTCATCCCGCTCAAGGCCGCCGTCCTCAACCTCATCTCGGTGGCCGCGTCGTACGGCGTCGTGGTCGCGGTCTTCCAATGGGGCTGGGGCACGTCGCTGCTCGGCCTCGACGGGCCCGTGGCGATCGACAGCTTCGTGCCGATGATCCTGTTCACCGTCCTGTTCGGGCTGTCCACCGACTATGAGGTCTTCCTGGTCTCGAGCATGCGGGAGACGTGGGAGCGCACCGGGGATCCGCGGGAGGCCATCGTCGAGGGGATGCGCTCGTCGGGACGCGTCATCACCACCGCCGCGCTGATCATGATCGCCGTGTTCCTCGCGTTCGTCGCCAACGACGACCCGACGATCAAGGTCTTCGGGGTCGGCCTCGCCGTCTCGATCCTGCTCGACGCCACCGTCATCCGCATGGTCCTCGCCCCCGCGGCCATGACCGTGATGGGCGCACGTGCCTGGACCCTGCCCGCCTGGCTCGACCGCATCCTTCCGTCCTTCGATGCCCACGGCTCCGAGGACGAACCCCACCCCGCACCGCTCGCCACCATGGAGGTCACCCGATGA
- a CDS encoding oxidoreductase, with translation MATWLITGCSSGIGRAAAEAAALAGNTVIATARRPETLDDLVAAYPERVRALQLDVTSDESVAACVEAALDLVDSIDVLLNNAGIGFFSTIEESSPEDAQAVMDANFWGAAKVTTALLPHMRERRSGHILTISSIAGVRGSAGLGYYCASKFAVSGFMEALAAEVEHLGIKVTLIEPGPVRSLWIPSGAKNEDILPDYAAVMEPFWARIHALPGNQPGSPEALAEAMLTLVDADVPPRHFIAGQHALTQTRAKLERFGAEVDAWEDLTISVDRPKG, from the coding sequence ATGGCCACCTGGCTCATCACCGGCTGCTCGAGCGGCATCGGACGCGCCGCCGCCGAGGCCGCGGCGCTCGCGGGCAACACCGTGATCGCGACCGCGCGCAGGCCCGAGACCCTCGACGACCTCGTCGCGGCCTACCCCGAGCGCGTCCGCGCCCTTCAGCTCGACGTCACCTCGGACGAGTCCGTGGCGGCCTGCGTCGAGGCCGCGCTCGACCTCGTGGACAGTATCGACGTGCTGCTCAACAACGCGGGAATCGGCTTCTTCTCCACGATCGAGGAGTCCTCTCCCGAGGACGCCCAGGCCGTCATGGACGCCAACTTCTGGGGAGCGGCCAAGGTCACGACCGCGCTGCTGCCGCACATGCGCGAGCGCCGCTCGGGCCACATCCTCACGATCTCCTCGATCGCGGGCGTGCGCGGCTCGGCGGGCCTCGGCTACTACTGCGCATCCAAGTTCGCGGTGTCGGGCTTCATGGAGGCGCTCGCCGCCGAGGTCGAGCATCTCGGCATCAAGGTGACGCTGATCGAGCCGGGCCCGGTGCGCTCGCTGTGGATCCCCTCGGGCGCGAAGAACGAGGACATCCTGCCCGACTACGCGGCCGTGATGGAGCCCTTCTGGGCGCGCATCCACGCCCTCCCCGGCAACCAGCCCGGCTCGCCCGAGGCGCTGGCCGAGGCCATGCTCACGCTCGTCGACGCCGACGTGCCGCCGCGGCACTTCATCGCCGGGCAGCACGCTCTCACCCAGACCCGCGCGAAGCTCGAGCGCTTCGGCGCTGAGGTCGACGCGTGGGAGGACCTCACCATCTCCGTCGACCGGCCGAAGGGCTAG
- a CDS encoding response regulator transcription factor: protein MARILVVDDDPELTDLLATVLTLASHEVSRAPTIAEAKESLRPGTTDLALVDLGLPDGSGHELVEHLASRFPAVGVIVVTADGREDEHVRGLKAGADDVVGKPFRVSTLVARVEAVLRRRGPQAETPDVIEVGDLRIDCDAVTATRAGEPLDLTATEFRLLEHLARHRGTVLSKAQLLEEVWGYDFGGDGAVVERFVSTLRRKLGEPSPIHTARGFGYSLREPR from the coding sequence ATGGCGCGCATCCTTGTCGTCGACGACGACCCCGAGCTGACCGACCTCCTCGCGACCGTGCTGACGCTCGCGAGCCACGAGGTGAGCCGCGCCCCCACGATCGCCGAGGCGAAGGAGTCGCTGCGGCCGGGCACCACCGACCTCGCGCTCGTGGACCTCGGCCTGCCCGACGGCTCGGGTCACGAGCTCGTCGAGCACCTCGCCTCGCGCTTCCCCGCGGTCGGCGTGATCGTCGTGACCGCCGACGGGCGCGAGGACGAGCATGTCCGCGGCCTCAAGGCCGGAGCGGACGACGTCGTGGGAAAGCCCTTCCGCGTCTCAACCCTCGTGGCGCGTGTCGAGGCGGTGCTGAGGCGTCGCGGACCCCAGGCCGAGACGCCCGATGTGATCGAGGTCGGCGACCTCCGCATCGACTGCGACGCAGTGACCGCCACGCGCGCGGGCGAGCCGCTCGACCTCACCGCCACCGAGTTCCGCCTTCTCGAGCACCTCGCGCGCCACCGCGGCACCGTCCTGTCCAAGGCGCAGCTGCTCGAGGAGGTGTGGGGCTACGACTTCGGCGGCGACGGCGCCGTCGTGGAGCGGTTCGTGTCGACCCTGCGGCGCAAGCTCGGTGAGCCCTCCCCCATCCACACGGCGCGCGGCTTCGGCTACTCGCTGCGGGAGCCGCGATGA
- a CDS encoding tyrosine-protein phosphatase, producing MNTLANLRDVASSVPGIRSGVLWRSDAPHEGDVTPEGHEPWPPALVVDLRDDGERSHGHPLASTTTVVAVPVFADAAIQAQAAGGTMRGLYARMLEADAAARFVEAVTLISESDGPALVHCSAGKDRTGVTVALALALIGVERRHIVEDYVLTTEAMPGVIARMSRQFGIGDGAANVAEIPEEVLRAPAYAIEQVLDTWDAHPGGVEAWWTQAGGASAVVTRLKERLLDG from the coding sequence ATGAACACTCTCGCCAACCTTCGTGACGTCGCCTCCTCCGTGCCGGGGATCCGCTCCGGTGTGCTGTGGCGCTCGGACGCGCCGCACGAGGGCGACGTCACTCCCGAGGGGCACGAGCCGTGGCCGCCGGCCCTCGTCGTCGACCTGCGGGACGACGGCGAGCGCTCGCACGGGCACCCGCTCGCCTCGACGACGACCGTGGTCGCGGTGCCGGTGTTCGCGGACGCCGCGATCCAGGCGCAGGCCGCGGGAGGGACGATGCGAGGGCTCTACGCGCGCATGCTCGAGGCGGACGCCGCGGCCCGCTTCGTCGAGGCGGTCACGCTGATCTCCGAGTCGGACGGCCCCGCGCTCGTGCACTGCTCGGCGGGCAAGGACCGTACGGGTGTCACCGTGGCGCTCGCGCTCGCGCTCATCGGCGTGGAGCGCAGGCACATCGTCGAGGACTACGTGCTGACGACCGAGGCCATGCCCGGGGTCATCGCCCGCATGTCCCGTCAGTTCGGGATCGGCGACGGCGCGGCGAACGTGGCCGAGATCCCGGAGGAGGTGCTGCGCGCGCCGGCGTACGCGATCGAGCAGGTGCTCGACACGTGGGACGCCCACCCCGGCGGCGTCGAGGCCTGGTGGACCCAGGCGGGTGGCGCCTCCGCCGTCGTCACGCGCCTCAAGGAGCGCCTGCTCGACGGCTGA